Genomic segment of Gymnogyps californianus isolate 813 chromosome 16, ASM1813914v2, whole genome shotgun sequence:
TGAAATTAAGCCACCAAAATGTTAACAGTATCAGCCACTTAAAGGACAAGGCATAATTGTGTATCTCCTGCCAACAGGAGGTGCGGCCTAGCGAGGGCTGTGCCTGTGTGACTTGGCAAGAGCAGATCCACAATGGAGCTGAGGCTGGATTGGCTGCTGTCCAGGCACaggagggctggagggcagTAATCCGAGATGTGCCctacagtattttcagtaacaaattatttttccatcgATACCCTCTTCCTGAAGAGCTGTTCTCACCCCAGAGCTAAGAAAATATGACCTGTCTGGCTGTGTGACTCGGATACAGTCGGCTGATCTTACTTAAAAGCCTTAGCGGGTTATGCAATGTTCTCAAGGTCACCAGCATCAGGTTAAGTTCAGAGCTGCTTTCCTCTTACAGTCGCTATAGCAGGAGAGTCTCATGAGTGCTGCCTGCAGACTGGCCTCCAGCAGGAGACTGTGTTCCTCATGTTGGTGTGAAAGATAATTTTGAGGCTTTAGCTGGAGTTTTAGTGGCACAGCAGTGAAACCATGACACTTTCAGATGCTTAACTGATGAATTTTCATGGCAGAATTAATCTGTTAACTGCTGACCTCTGGCTGTTGAACACTGGGCAAGTTCTCAGCCCCTTGCCTGGATCTGTGAGGAAATCCAGGTCTAGATGGTAAAAGCTGGCAGCAGATACTGGAGGCTGGTGTTGAAAGTCCTGCCACTTCTAAATGTCAAGACCTAAATTTTTGGTGGTAGATAACATCCTGAGCTGTGCCTGGCCTTATCAGGGGTGCCTTGTGCACAGCCAAGGGAAAAAGTAGATGCCAGAGACTCAAAGCCCAACTGCTCTGTGTGCTGAGCTGCCCCAGTGTGAGCAGGGAGGAACCACTGTAATGAAGTTGTTTTAACTAACTccctttaagaaataaataatagacTGATGTTCCTGTGTGCTGGTCTTGGTGGAGAAGCTGTTATGGAGAACCATCAGGAGCACCTGCAGCAGGTGTGTGCTGTCTTCTGACCTGTCTTGGCTAAGTGCTAGTAATGCCACTGCTGGAGTTGTGGAGACTGTGGATGCCTCTTGAAGAGCTTTTCCTGGTGACTCAGTGGACAGTCTCTAGAAGGCCACTGCCGGTGTGGTGATGGTGTTGAAGGTAGACTCATCCAGTGATGCAGGTGCGTGTTCCTCTGGCTGCCAGTGCAGGTGGGTTGAAAGGAGGTGCAGTTTCTTGTCACTTGGGAGTGCAGGCCGTGCCATGGGAACATGAGTGACCCCTTGAAGCAGGGGGCTGCTGCTTGTGCCTGGCTGTAGCGCTGCGTTTGCGTGGTTTGGCAGGGTGCAGCTTCGGATGTTGTAGTGTGAACCTCTGAGAGGAGCAGGGGGATCCCAGGAAGAGGAGTTAGGTAGCAGAGGGTTCTTGCCGAGCTGGGGGTGAGCGCAAGGGTGGTTGAGCCTTGGTGGTGGCTGCACTGCATTTGTGACCAGTTATGGGTCTGTTCCTCGTCTAGGGGTGCCCGTGAGCTCCGAGCTCTCCTTGCTCTGAGGTGGGCCTGGGCCTGGCTGGGGCACTGGTGAGGGGCTGAGCCCTCCTCTGCAAGGAGCCCGTCCTCCACTGGTCGCTCATCTGGGTGTTTGCCAAGAGCTTCTGCAGCCGATCTGTGGTGCGATCCCCTCCGGAGCTGGgtgttttccttctgccctCTCTTTGCTTTGGACCCCTCCAAGCTGGAGGGGCTTGTGCCTGGtgtggggtgggagggcagcAGGTGCCTGCTGTCACACTAACTAGGAGGGGTTCTGCAAACCAGCTTTGGCTTCTGCTTGTCCCTTCTCTTGCTGCCTGAATTCACTTGCTGCCCACAGCCGTAACCAGTCCTGAAGCTCAGTGTTGTGAGGGGGCATAGTGGAACGCAGAGGACAGTCCCACGGATGGTGTACACGGGCTATGGCGGGGAGAGGAGTCATGCCTGCACCCTCAGCTCCTCCTAGGAGGTGAGGTGGGTGCCTGGCTTTTACAGGCTGGGTCAGGGTAGTGTTTCCCCAGGTTCTCTAGCAAGGATTCATAGCAGGTGGCTTCAgagctttctcctcctgccagcagaATGGGAGAAATGGATTAACTCTCTCCTGGCTGAAAACTGAAGTCAAGACTTGTAACTGGGGTAGGTGGCTCTGCCCAGGAAAGGTTCCTCCTCCCACAGAGCAGCCACCTTGGACAAACACAAGGTTCAGCTGTAGCTCTTCATCTGAGCTGGCTTCTGGCTCCTCAGAGCTACTGTGCCATGTCCAAGTGACTGCTGACTAGACCTCCTCTCCAaagctgcatctttttttctagaagGTGACAGGGTTTTTCTGGTGTGTGGGACAGTTACTTGAAATGGTGTgacaccacccccccccaaagcaGACCCTTCTTGGCGCAGCGGCTGAACTGTGCTGTCTCACCGAGGAACTTAGGGACGACTGAGGATGTAGCGCTCCCTTTCCCGTAGGTATTTACTGGTGAATTCAGATGCAGGATTTTCCACTTTGCTCAGGTTCATCAGGGCCCCTGTTTCATCCAGAAGGCTGATGGAGTCTGGAGGGAGAGAGATGTGGTGAAGAAAGTCCAATGTGCCCCTGTGCGGCCAGCATGAGCCTGTGGGGTTTAGAGGTATTTTCCTTGGCAAGGTAGGCTTTGAAGAGAATCTGTTGAGGTCTAGAGGGGAGGAGGTTTGCTGCCCCTTTCCCTGTGTTTTGGGATGATCTGGGATTCCCACGCAACCTATTTGTTACCCTCTGCCGCTTCTCTACAGATGAGCACCAGTCCCTCTGGTGATCGCTGCTCAGGAGCACTTGTACCCTCAGGCCTGCACTGACATTTCCTCTTCAGGTGAGCCGTGAGGATCAGGATGCGGCACTGCAGGTTCACCATCTCTTGGCAGTTGGCTGCAGAGAGGGAATGAGACCCGAGATATGAGTGTGGTCACCCCAAATCTGGGGGCCCCATGGACATGGCAGGAGGCACAGCGGGTGGCCGACAAGTGCCCGCTGTCACGGCCAGCAAAGGTAGAATCCCCACGCAGCCATCGGCAGAGCTTTGAGCTGCCGTATTACAGCCACGTCTGCTGGTGTTTGGTGTGGGAATGCTCCAGGTTAGGAGCGGGGatgatttggggaaaatggTTCTGATTCATGAAGTGTCTCTGTCCTTCAACTTCATTTCATCAAACATGAGTAGGAAAAAGCAGTGAGGCCTGGCCCTTGCCGGTCCCCTTCCACAAACTTGTCCCGGTCACAAGGGGAAAGAGCTGGAGATTGCGGCTGAGTCACCGGGAACGTTTTGGCCGTGAACTCTCACCAAGTTTGTCACGATTGAGAAATCCCCAGGGCTGACACACGTCAGTAGAGCTGGGGATCCAATTCAAATAGCAGAGGGAGCAAAGGCTTAGGACCATGTGTGTCTGGCAGCCTCAGCTGCAAGTGTCTGGCATCAGGCAAAGGCTCTTGGCCAACTGGGCAAGGCCAGGACAGGGTCTGCTCATTCCCTCCCACCAGCCGCAGATACCTACTCTCTGGAGCCGAGGGCCAGAATTTGAGCCAGGGAACCTTTCCCacacagccaggagcagaggagctctgctggcagctgtcACTTCTGCCCTGTGGCTCTTCTGGTTGTGTCTAGATAAGCAGAGCCCCCTCCAGTGATTCCACAGAGCTGCAAGGCTGGGAACTCATCCTTGCCTCTGGCCTCCCTCCCTGCAATTAACTTAGCTCCGCTGGGATCGTTTTCCTCCATGATTCATTGTGTAGGGGTTAAAgatctccctttttttttaaacagatgaggCAAAGGATGCTGATGTGCCCTGGCAGAGCTCTCCTGCCCTGTTCCCTAACCACTGGGCACTGCTGTGCATGGAGGTGCCatgtccctccctgcccctcatGGGGCCACCACCTGGTGGTGATGAAGATGGTCCAGGTGACCAGCTGGCCCCCAGAGCTGAGGCAAAGCTGGTGCTTTCCCCATGTACCTCTGTATCTCACCATAATGAACATGGTGCTTAGCATGCCTCttctcagagctgctctcctctggCAAGGACCCAGGCCTGCGGTATGGGGGCTGCTCATGCCAGGTGCTGTCCTGCAGGCAGTGGGCATGATAGAATGTCTGATGGTGATGGTGTTAGCTGCTGGAGAGCCCAGGGGAGGGCCTGCGTTTCCAGCTGATGCTGTTGTGGTTTCAGTAGCCAGATTTCCCAGCAATGGGGAATGGCCCCTGCAGATTCCTGAGCCTCTTGCAGCTGGGGAGTGGGAGGGTAGAGCAGGGGCTGGACTAAACAATAGCCTGTTGGGAAGGCTGCTTGCTCTGTGTGGTCCCAGCTGCTCTGAATTTCAGACTTTTTGCAGTCTTGTGGGGTTTCCTGCCCCCTCTGTTTGTCCTGAAGCTTGTCTGGGCTGTGATGGTGCCAGATCTGCCCACCCTGCTTCTAGCTgagcccagcactgctgcaagGGCAGCCGTGGTCTCCTCTGCGAGATGGTCGGACGCCATTGGAAAAACCTTCCTCAGGACCCTGCCTGCTCCGGTCCTACTCTGGAGCACGAGGTAGTGGGGTTTTGCAGCCCGGGAGGAGCGGTGGGCAGTTGTCAGGACAGCGGCTGTACCTGcgctgcagagcaggaggaagccaCAGGGCTTAGCAGTAAACGCAGGGTGGTGCAGCAGTAAGTCCTGGTCCACGTTTTGCCCTGGCCTGACAGGGGTAGCTGTGCTTGGTCAGTGACGTGTCAATCTGGGATAAAACCTTCGTTTGGGTGAGTTCCTTCTGTTCACTGGGCACCTCTTGTACGTCATGCAGGAGGGAATAAAGCTGGCAGAACAGGGTGAGCACGGGGCTGGGCTCGTACCTGCTCTTGCACTTTGCACAGCCAGGTACTTTCCTGCACCCCTGGGCTGTCAGAGCGGTGTGCATGGCTTATGCACTAGCTGCATCTTCCATTTGGTGCCCAAATGTTGCTGTACAAGTGATCCTGCAGCAGTGCTTAGGGAGGGGGCCCTGTAGCATCATCCCCTTTTCCTGTGGAGATGCTGAGACATATGGATGAAATCATGTCCCCGGGCTGGTCAGCAGATGTGGAGGACCTGAATGGTGGGAACCAGTAACAGCGCTGATGCACTGCATATCCAGTGCTCGCTGCTCTGTGGACAAATTCCCTTTCTCCAAAATGCCCCTCCTTGCAAGAGGAGGTGATTTCCTTCTGCCTTGGTGGGTCTTTGTTTCACAGTCTCTGTCTAATCCATGGACTTGATCTGCTCGGGGCTTGGTGACAGGGTGTATGTGTGACACTCCTCACCTAGGACATACGTGCAGGGTGACTCACGTTCACCTTGCCATCACCTTGCAGAGGTTAGGGAGTGCTGGTGGGCGACAGCTGGAGCTGTGTCTGCAGCGTGCTCGTACCTGCATGGGATCTGGGGCCTGGCTGCATGAAACGCAAGCTGCTGATATGCTGCAGTGGCAGGGCTTCCAAGGCCAGAAGACATGAAGGCAAAGCCCCAGCCTTGAATGGGCTTTGGAGCTGGTCTCATGCAGCTGTTGCTGCCCGCTGTAGGCTGGCTCTAATAAGTCTGATACAGCAGGTTTGCCCAGATGGGCACAGGTGGGACACAGCCAGGCTTTACCGCACGTGCAGGGACTGCTGTGTGGCACCTATATGCTCCGCATCCCCCTGGCAGGTGTATGGCAGCCCTTGCTGCCCTCCTGTactgcagcagcccctgcagcccagctgcgCGAGGTGCTGTGCGGTCCCATCAGGCCTAACTGGCACCTTGCTACTTCATGGCACTGCAGGTGCGGACCCTGCTCTGTGTTATTGGTGCTATAGCTGCTCTGATTGCCTCAGTCACCACCTTTCACTCTCATTTTCCCCTCACTGCTCCCAAGGGAGGCTGTGTCACAGTAAATTGGGCAAGGTTGTTAATTTTGTTAGACCAACTGATAGAGAATGCGGAAAAAATAGACGAGCCGTTGGGTGCACCAGCCCTTGTTCAGAGCACTGCGGTGTGGCAAAGCAAGCGTCCAGCTTGCTGCGTTGCATCCTTGGATGATGGCGGTGCTTCCTCTTCAGGATCTGCCTGTGCCAGAGACACAGTGCTGGGGTGTTCTAACGAGGCAGGGCTCTGTCTTGGAGCTCCGTTTTCCCTCAAACCCAGAACACACATGGGCCAGTTGTGTCAGGAACCACTTGCAAACGTCTTTGACTTGGGGACACCTTGGGAGCAGGGCTGAgtgctgcagaggggagggaaagggccATCCGTGGATGGTGATGTGGTGGCATTGGGGGGGGCTGAGCCTGCCTGTGGAGGGCAGGAGGTACCCACTGGTTATGGGACACTGCAAAGTGCCTGCCGACCCCCCTGCTGCAAAGGACTACCATGGGCTGGTGGCTGGAGGGTGCAGAGATGTGCTGGGGGGAAGCCAGCCCTTGACTGTGGCTGGCTGTGTAACGTGGTGTCTCTGGGCCCTGCGATGGGTGTTACAGACAGGAGGGGCTCTACGCCCGGTGAGTCTGGCAGCCTTTTGCTGTAACGGTCTGCTGTCTTTCCGCATGAGGcaccagctgtgctgcagccatgTCTTGCTGCACCAGCTCCCTTGGGAAATGCCTTCTGGCAGGTGATTTCAGTAGCCAGCCCCGCATCTTTGCCCGTGGCTGCTGTTTCTGAGGCGGCCCTGGCAAAGAGGCAGCCCTCTCAGCACCGTTGGCAGCTCTCAGCCCATGCTGCAGGGCAGTCATTCTTGTCACAGTGATGGAGCAGCATGGAGAAGGGAGCAGCAACTTTCCTTATATTGCTTCTGCGATAAGACAGCTGCCAGGGGGCTCTGGCATGTCCTGTCTTTCATTCTCCCTGGtggcagcagggccagctggcccccagcctgctgctACCACAGGGCATCCTTGGCATGGTGTGGCTCAGGCTCCTGGCCTCCTGCGCACCTGGTGGCAGAGGGCCCGAGGCAAAAGGTCGGAGCGTAAGACCACAGGGAAacctctctgctccccccatCAGAGAGGAGAGATGGTCAGTGATGCCTCCCCACCGTACCCCAGTGCCCAGGGCAGAGGGTGGTGGGGTGGGCTCTGCGTGCATCGGTGCAGCTGGAGGAAACGGCCTAGCCTGGGGCGAAGGTGGGCGGTGGGTCGCAATGCTCAGCTCTCGCCCCACTGCTTCGAGCCCCGTCCCtgaagcccagctgcagcaaagCGAGCAACGCGGGGAGCTGGAGTCCCTGAGCCCCCTGTGTCATTTACATACACCTCACTGGCGCCAGTGGCACAGCAATCTGGGTTCGTGTAGCACTGCAGACCCTCTCCAAAACAgcctccctgcctctgcttccTGCCATGGCCCTGGGCTTCATGGTCCTGCTCCTGGTGGGGACGGTGGGGACAGGTAAGGGTGGTGTGGCTGGGctagctgctgcctggggagggcACTGCGGGGTGGCAGGCAGGACTGGGCTGCACAAGGGAGATGTCAGTCTGAGTAGGGCATTTTGCTCCAGGGCTGTGTGGTGTGATGAGCAGGATGGAGGTTGGGTAATGGGGTTGTCTCAAGGGAGCAGGGGGACACTTTGGGTCTGGGGGCGATGGGGGACATGGCTCAGCGCATCAGTAACTGCATCCTTGGTGCGCGCAGCTTCCAGGACTCAGCCTGTGCTGACCCAGCCGCTGTCTGTGTCGGTGCTGCCCGGGCAGACCGCTCGGCTGTCCTGCACCCTGAGCCCCCAGTACAATATCAGCGAGTTTGGCATCTCCTGGTACCAGCAGCGCCCGGGGCACTCCCTGAGGTATCTGCTTTATTACAACTCTGAGCAAGACAAGCACAAGCCCGCCAAGATTCCCGACCGCTTCTCTGCTTTCAAAGACCTCACCAGCAATGCCTGCATCCTCATCATTGCATCCGCCTGCCATGAAGACAACGGCAACTATTACTGCTCCCTGTCGCGTGCCTTCAACTGGTTTTAGAAGTGGGGaacaaaagctttctgcattttcccttGCAACCCTGACACAAAGCCCTCGACAGGGAGAACGGCAGCCCTAGGAGGAATGGAAAAAGACCGTCTTGCACGCTTGAGCAAGCCCAGCAGCACTGCGTTCTGCCGTGAGGTGCAGCAACCTCCTCTTCGACCCCAAACTTCCCCCATGGAGCATCAGACAGCCTGACACAGTGCGAGACCTGCCAGGGCTCAGCCCAGGGACACACAGGAGCCGGGATCTCCTGCTGCGGTGGGAGGGTGGAGAGCTCTGCTGTGGCCTGGCTTTCCTGGGCTTTTCCAGCACTTGGCACAATGCAGGCTCGATCCCGGCTTGGGCTTCCGCGCAGTTTGGCTCACCTGGTAATAAAGGTTAATCCTTAGCCACATGGCTTGTGTCATGGATGTGGAGTCCAGAGGAGCCCCTTGGGTGTCTCGCTGCGGGGATGTCGCCATGCCCTGGGGTACCCCAGTCAGGAGGGTGAGCCAAAGGCGCTATGGCCTGGAGTTTGGTGGGATCTCTTGGGCCTGGGTGGAGCTGTGTCACCCGTCCCTGGCAGAGCCCATCTTCCCCAGAGAGCCGGAGACCCCCACCCACACTGCCCTGCCCACGGGGAGGTCTGTCCCTGCGCCGTAAGGACCTGTCCCCTTCCAGAGCACCCTCAACGCCTCCTCACGGCACCCACCgtacccccccccccgctcccgtCTCCCTTCACTCCTCGTCTCCCAATGCCGCCATCTCCCCTCACCCCACGCCCCCTCACAGCCCCAGCGCCCCCCATAGCCCCTGAGGGGAAAAGGACACGTTTAACCACACGGGCACTTGTGGGTACTTTATATGAACACTGTCACACAAAAAGATCATGCATTTTCCCACGAAAATCCCACAGATTTCATTACAAACACTGGAGCGGGGGAAACACGCCCGACCGTTCTCCACCCCAGCACTGCCGGCAGCCGCGCCGCCGCACTGCGCATGCTCAGCACTGCGGCACGCACGGGGGCGGGCGTTAGGACCCTTCCGCAGGCGCCGCTGTCACGTGGGGAGCTGCTGGCGCTGCCATTGGCttgggggaggagaaaaagaggcgCGTCACTTCCTGGTTACCTCAGTGCGCGTCAGGGTAACGGGGTGACCGGAGCTGGGCGGAGGAGCAGGATGGTGAGCGGCGGCCAAGGGGGCCCGGGGCCCGCTTCCCTACaccgccgccgggccgggggagcGGCCCCGAGCCCGCAGGCTCGGCCTGGGGAGGCTGCTTGGCCCGGCTCGTCCCGTTgcggcggcgcccgccgccTTGGTCTCCCCCGGGCAGCGCGTTCCCTCACCTCCGGCTACACGCGGGAGTGAGAGCGCCTGGCTCTCCCCGGGTgggagcaggctgggctgcCTGTGCGGGGCAGCTCGGGCATGCTGAGGCGTTGTTTCCTCAAAGCTGAATCTGAAAGAAATCCCTGCTGGGCCTGTAATGGTTTGCCAGACTTTGCAAACGCCCTGGGGCGGcaaaaaggctttgtgctgttCTGCTGAGTAACCTGGGTTAAaactctctcttccctcctgctgtgtGCAAAGTTGGTGTTAGTGTTAGGGGACCTGCACATCCCACACAGGTGCAGTGGTCTACCGGTGAAGTTCAAGAAGCTGCTGGTTCCAGGAAAGATTCAGCACGTCTTGTGTACAGGAAACCTCTGCACCAAGGAGAGCTATGATTACCTCAGGACTCTGGCTGGGGACATCCACGTTGTTAGGGGGGACTCTGAGGTAatgttcttgctgctgttaaTTCCTCAGCTCGCCTTCCTGCATGCTGTGGTTGTCCCGATGAAACCCGGGGAGTCCTTCAGCATTAACACTTCCTGAACTGTAATTCACCAGGATAGGAAGTAGGAATGAGTGAGACTGAAGAAACAAGATTACTTTCTAGACCCTGCTTGTTGCGCTTGCAACAGGGAGGACTGGGTGTGGGGGGCCAATACATGCACTTGATTCATATGAACTCTGGCACAAGTCTGCTTGTGAATTTACTGTTGGGTACCCTTGAGGCTCCTGATCTCTGTGCAAATTCCCCACTCTTTGCCCTGCAGTTGCTCTTGCTGGGGTGTGGTACAAGCATCCAGTGGGTCCGCACGTTGAAAGACCTCGTGCACTCGAATAGTGAAAAGAGCATTCGTGTCCTGGAACATAGGAACCTGCATTGCATAGGTGAGGGGTCTTTGGCTGATTTATAGGCTgtgcctttctctttctcagagCCTGAATTATCCTGAAGAGAAGGTTGTAACTGTCGGGCAGTTCAGAATCGGGCTGATTCACGGCCATCAAGTTATTCCCTGGGGTGATGTGGCcagcctggcactgctgcagaggcagctggaTGTGGACATTCTCATCTCAGGACACACGCACAGATTTGAAGCATttgaacatgaaaacaaattctaCATCAACCCGGGATCAGCTACAGGAGCCTACAGTGCTTTGGAAATGTGAGTGAGGGGGGCCCTGAGCTGCCCAGCGCAGCAGAGCCCATAGGCATTACCTGAAACGTGTGCGTTCACCTGCGAGTGTCTGGTCACTGTGCTGCAGAGCGCTGGCAAGGTGCCGTGAGGAGCAAGGAGGCCAGTTCTCTCCCTTCCTGGGGAACGCAGTGCGGCTCCCCTCTTACCAGGGGTTTACTTAGCCCATGTGTTGGGCATGACAGCCCGGCACTGGTTTGCCTGGGGCTGCTTCCTGGGCCCGGAAAGGAGTGAGTTGCAGCAGCTTCTTgaagttgttttgctttctggtgTCTTCCCAGAAACTGCATGCTAATATTTGGTAGGAAATGGGACTTCTGGAGGCACTGTCAGCTTAAATGTCTGAGCCCAACATGACTTAGGCTGTCTAGTTGCCTCGAGGGCTCTTCTAAGCTAAATGCAGCTCTGCCTGAGATGCTGTTGCCAGTGCCCGCAAAATGCAGTGTTTCCCAGATCCCCCCAGCCCGTGGCAACCAGGCGTATTACAATACATAAGCATAAggtatgttaatagcaagaagTGTAAGCTAATCAGGAAGATCGACTaagcatgttttctttccaggaaCATCATCCCTTCATTTGTACTGATGGATATCCAGGCTTCCACAGTTGTGACTTATGTATACCAACTAATTGAGGATGATGTGAAAGTAGAAAGAATTGAGTTCAAGAAGTACTGAATCATGTTCAAACCTGCTTGTTGACTTCTCACCGCCTTTCATTCCTTCTCTGTCCAGTTAAGCGGAGGCAGGCCACggggggtgctgctgctgcggcgTGTTGGACTGTAAAGCGGCCACAACGCTTTCTTGCTTTTGAGCTTGTAAAAAAACGTTAGTCTTGGTTCCCAACCAGAACCTGGAGCAGATGAAACTGCTGATTAAGAGAGAGAGGCCTGTGGAAAATATCCTGTGTCTAAGGAGGAGCTGCCGTGTTCCTGGCCTAAGGGAGTCACAGAGGGTGGTGGTAGCTTGGCATTGAACCTCTTCTGTAAAATGACCATAGAATAATAAATCCCTGTCTTCATGTGTCTGGGTCCTACTCATTATGCTTCTAAAAGCTGAAGGGGGGCTGCAATTTGGTGTGAGGGGGCTCTGAGGGCTGAAAggaagctgctgtttgcttccTGAGATGCAGCCCTGAAACATTTTGGGATCTGTCAGAGAAGCCCAAGGACTCCAACTGCTTTGGCAGACCCATCCCACCTCCTGCTTAGGGGCAGCatggaaaggcagaggcaggTCTGGGAAGGGTGCTGTGGAGAGCTCTGCGTCGGTGTGTGGAGCTGGGCAGGCTGGGTGTTTGCCATCATGCGCCAGAGGTAGCAGAGGCCGGGGCACTCCTCCTCGTCCCTGCGGTGGCGCTGAGAAGCGGGAGCGCCTGTGCTGCCGGAGCAATCCTGGCCCCTGGCCCGGGAGGTCTcgcagcagcaggctgcagtgGGGGTGCGCTGCGGGCAGGGGGTGCTGGCGCGGCGCTGCGGGCTGGTGCTGGGCCGGCCGCGGGTGCGGAGCCCGCGGAGAAGCGCCCGGGGCGGGAGGCGAAGGGGAGCGCGGCTGGAGGAGCTGTGCTGCCGCAGAGGGAtgctgggtgggtgggtgggtgatGCCCGGGTCGCAGGCCAGGCCAAGGCGGCTGCAGAAGATGCTTCAGCAAGGCAGGACAGAAAAGTGTTCCTGCCGGCCCTTGGCACGTGTCTTGGCTAAGGTTGTATTTACCAAAACCAGAGTGGAGGAGCATTTGCCCGGACACCTCGATCCAGCTGGTCAGTCTTGTGGCTCCTGCGAGAAACCCGGCTGTGGTGCCCTGGTGTGAAGCAGGACCTGGTTTTCCCAGCTGAGTGGCCCAGGGAGCAGGCGGCACAGAGTGGTCTTGGCACCTTTGGTGGGCCAGAGACGTGCCTGCAGTGGGCAGGGGAGCACTGAGACAGGAGCTGCCAGTGAACGTTGGGGGCCACATTTGCATGGAGGGGCCATGCCCAGGTGAGCGGGGGTTTAAGAGGGAGTCGGGGTCCACGGCACAGCCCCGTCGGTGTAGGGACGCGGAGCTGCTGGGATCGCGCCATGGCCTGGGCCCCTCTCCTCCTCGCGGTGCTTGCCCACAGCTCAGGTGCCCTGGCCAGACTCGCTGTGCCCAGCCGGAGCCTTTGGGCCCAGGGATCCCATCCCCGTCGCGCTGCTTGGGGAGGGCTGTGGTCGTGGGGCACTGGCTGACCCCgtcttctcccctctctcctctccctctccaggtTCCCTGGTCCAGGCAGCGCTGACTCAGCCGGCCTCGGTGTCAGCGAAGCTGGGACAAACCGTCCAGATCACCTGCTCCGGGATTAGCAGCAGCTATGGTTATGCCGGCTGGTACCAGCAGAAGGTTCCTGGCAGTGCCCCTGTCACTGTGATGTACGATACTGACAACAGACCCTCAGACATCCCTTCGCGATTCTCCGGAACCTAGTCTGGCTCCACGGGCACGTTAACCATCACTGGAGTCCAAGCCGAGGACGAGGCTGTCTATTACTGTGGTAGCTAcgacagcagcagtgctggttaGCGTGATGGTGGCACCGAGTCTGGCATTCCccctcctcttgctgctgccagtTCTCCTTGCAGGACCGTTGTGCTCTGGCCTTGGGCTCTGTGTGCGGGGCTCTGGGTCCCTCCGTGGCATCATGGCCTTTGGGC
This window contains:
- the LOC127023087 gene encoding pre-B lymphocyte protein 3-like, producing MALGFMVLLLVGTVGTASRTQPVLTQPLSVSVLPGQTARLSCTLSPQYNISEFGISWYQQRPGHSLRYLLYYNSEQDKHKPAKIPDRFSAFKDLTSNACILIIASACHEDNGNYYCSLSRAFNWF
- the LOC127022870 gene encoding vacuolar protein sorting-associated protein 29-like encodes the protein MLVLVLGDLHIPHRCSGLPVKFKKLLVPGKIQHVLCTGNLCTKESYDYLRTLAGDIHVVRGDSESLNYPEEKVVTVGQFRIGLIHGHQVIPWGDVASLALLQRQLDVDILISGHTHRFEAFEHENKFYINPGSATGAYSALEMNIIPSFVLMDIQASTVVTYVYQLIEDDVKVERIEFKKY